One genomic region from Leptospira tipperaryensis encodes:
- a CDS encoding class I SAM-dependent methyltransferase translates to MHFKYRRIKRILFEDLPDTVVELGPGVGSNLRYFKPGTTLLAVEPNEGMHPLLKKNSEKYSIKTELMNLSAEKLPFSDSSVDAVVCSLVLCTVEKPDQVLKEIKRVLKKGGKFVFLEHVAAEHGSWIQWIQKTVFRPWLWFFEGCHLNRDTYHTLQSANFSSLKIEKHSLSTIFLPIRPHVYGIAIK, encoded by the coding sequence TTTCAAATACCGAAGGATAAAAAGAATCCTTTTTGAAGATCTACCCGATACGGTTGTCGAGCTGGGTCCGGGAGTGGGTTCGAACCTGAGATACTTCAAACCGGGAACCACTCTTTTAGCCGTAGAGCCGAACGAGGGAATGCATCCTCTTTTGAAAAAGAATTCGGAAAAGTATTCGATCAAAACCGAACTGATGAATTTGTCCGCGGAAAAACTTCCGTTCTCGGATTCTTCCGTGGACGCGGTGGTTTGTAGTTTGGTTCTTTGTACCGTTGAAAAACCGGATCAGGTTCTAAAAGAGATTAAGAGAGTTTTAAAGAAGGGAGGAAAATTTGTCTTTTTGGAACACGTGGCCGCAGAACACGGCTCTTGGATTCAATGGATTCAGAAGACCGTTTTTAGACCTTGGCTTTGGTTTTTCGAAGGTTGTCATCTGAACAGGGATACATATCACACTCTCCAGAGCGCGAATTTTTCGAGTTTGAAAATCGAGAAACATTCGTTATCTACGATTTTTCTGCCGATCCGACCCCATGTCTACGGGATCGCGATCAAATAA
- a CDS encoding TolC family protein — protein sequence MDHKKERTRRKFRNILISGTILFAAIQPATSQELNPNETLMEEEKKSSEGNLNDSKKVLRLTLKEAVNHVLEKNITIQNAKMEYVKADGGELKNESQFTWNLIGGITVFKTTLPNNRNNVFLGTKQSQDKLSVGVEKNFRTGTYAKLEASTTRFDTSAFENTASTPSNLASLAIPPQYTSALTITLSQELLKYGFGKTQKDKEAILRQNTVIKREELIYTLSQLVVQTLVQYWSLNIYDSNVKTLEELESNTRNIRDLTARKRNLGLSEGFEVNLWSSILSQTAGNLDKAKVSRREAERTLIRILNADPSSKIEGVTDLQETVPSDFNVEKDYIYALDHRTDLKNLRKQREIAELNLRIKEAEDMPSLKVSGAYSTRGQNIVSPQQNVMDTNRGVASFKYPEAYASFQFSYPLWDKGIKADIRNAKLDVENLQKKEAELKLSIKEELENRYAAIVSGKDIFEGAKKRREEANRYYRGLSERFRQGRFTAVAVKNALDNLIQAELQVAQTKIQLNIDILRYELAKNHIFEKFGVDPQEIIDRLMKMAESKQANLDTTAPTK from the coding sequence ATGGACCACAAAAAGGAAAGGACCCGCAGAAAATTTAGAAATATTCTTATTTCCGGAACCATCCTTTTTGCGGCGATTCAACCTGCTACTTCTCAGGAATTAAACCCCAACGAAACCTTGATGGAAGAAGAAAAAAAATCTTCCGAAGGGAACCTAAACGATTCCAAGAAGGTACTTCGTCTGACGCTAAAAGAAGCGGTCAATCACGTTCTTGAAAAAAACATTACGATCCAAAATGCAAAAATGGAATACGTAAAAGCCGACGGCGGGGAACTGAAAAACGAATCTCAGTTTACTTGGAACCTAATCGGTGGAATTACAGTTTTCAAAACCACTCTCCCTAACAACCGAAATAACGTCTTCTTGGGAACCAAACAAAGTCAGGACAAACTCAGCGTGGGAGTGGAGAAGAATTTTAGAACCGGAACCTACGCAAAACTGGAAGCAAGCACTACTCGTTTTGATACGAGCGCCTTTGAAAATACGGCTTCTACTCCTTCGAATTTAGCCTCTCTTGCAATTCCGCCTCAGTACACGAGCGCTCTTACGATCACACTGAGTCAGGAACTTTTAAAATACGGTTTTGGAAAAACTCAAAAAGACAAGGAAGCGATCCTAAGACAAAACACCGTCATCAAAAGAGAAGAATTGATTTATACTCTTTCTCAACTCGTGGTTCAGACTCTCGTTCAGTATTGGAGTTTGAATATCTACGATTCCAACGTAAAGACTTTGGAAGAATTAGAATCCAATACGAGAAACATCCGCGATTTAACCGCGAGAAAGCGGAATTTGGGCCTTTCCGAAGGCTTTGAAGTCAATCTCTGGAGTTCCATTCTTTCCCAGACCGCCGGGAATTTGGACAAGGCAAAAGTTTCCAGAAGGGAAGCCGAAAGAACTCTGATTCGAATTTTAAACGCGGATCCTTCTTCTAAAATTGAAGGTGTTACCGATCTTCAAGAAACGGTTCCTTCCGATTTCAACGTCGAAAAAGATTATATCTATGCTCTGGATCACAGAACCGATCTGAAAAATCTCCGGAAGCAAAGAGAAATCGCCGAGCTCAATCTGAGAATCAAAGAAGCGGAAGACATGCCTTCCCTAAAAGTTTCCGGCGCCTATTCCACAAGAGGACAAAATATCGTTTCTCCTCAGCAAAATGTTATGGATACAAATCGAGGCGTAGCTTCCTTCAAATATCCGGAAGCTTATGCGTCGTTTCAATTTTCTTATCCTCTTTGGGACAAAGGTATCAAAGCCGATATCCGAAATGCAAAGTTGGACGTAGAAAATCTGCAGAAAAAAGAAGCTGAACTCAAACTCTCCATCAAAGAAGAATTAGAAAATCGTTATGCGGCCATCGTTTCCGGAAAAGATATCTTTGAAGGGGCGAAAAAAAGAAGAGAAGAAGCCAATCGATACTATCGAGGTCTTTCCGAACGTTTTAGACAGGGAAGATTTACCGCAGTCGCGGTGAAGAACGCACTCGACAATTTGATTCAGGCGGAACTCCAAGTCGCACAAACCAAGATTCAGTTGAACATCGATATTCTTAGATACGAACTCGCAAAGAATCATATCTTCGAAAAGTTTGGAGTGGATCCTCAGGAAATCATCGATCGTCTGATGAAGATGGCGGAATCAAAACAAGCAAACTTAGATACAACGGCGCCTACAAAGTAA
- a CDS encoding MBOAT family O-acyltransferase has protein sequence MIFNSAVFIYFFLIVLAVCYFFAAKKTSRRIQNLFLLVASYTFYGWWDWIFLVLIISTSVSNFYIALLIEQKESPKIRGWLLFLAVVIDMGMLGFFKYYNFFIENLGVAVKTSAGLFGVEDPTLFQDATFLQIILPVGISFFTFQTLSYVIDVYFRKLKADTNLIDFSLFVCFFPQLVAGPIERAGDLLPQIKEDRKINLDLFYKGCLLLLVGYYMKTYVADNLAELVNLVFLDNPLIYKANPDLAGGHSAIHTILAFIAFFFQIYCDFAGYSYIARGSAFLLGFNLSENFITPEFSVNFRELFRRWHVTLNRWFTDYVYIPLGGSKVSRLYNFRNLFIIFGLSGIWHGASWNFAFWGLCCGLYIVLYMIFREPFDRLKLFAKSKFPVLNHTFFTKGFFFWSCFFTTFMFAMTSIFFRSYDGNHARILFLGIFENFFTLRGPNDQISVFNYFTEIVKVIGPLLVWDYFHFKNNSAFFIFEKPAVIRILTYVFFFYCIVLKGVFGKNVIYFAF, from the coding sequence ATGATTTTTAACTCCGCGGTTTTTATCTATTTTTTCCTGATCGTCTTAGCGGTTTGTTATTTTTTCGCCGCTAAAAAAACTTCCAGAAGAATTCAGAATCTATTTCTTTTAGTCGCTTCTTACACATTTTACGGTTGGTGGGACTGGATTTTTCTTGTTCTCATCATTTCCACTTCAGTTTCCAACTTTTATATAGCCCTCCTCATCGAACAAAAAGAATCTCCGAAGATCCGGGGCTGGCTTTTGTTTTTGGCGGTTGTCATCGACATGGGGATGCTCGGGTTTTTTAAATATTATAATTTCTTTATAGAGAATTTGGGAGTCGCCGTCAAAACCTCGGCCGGACTTTTCGGAGTCGAAGACCCCACCCTTTTTCAAGACGCAACTTTCCTTCAGATCATTCTTCCGGTCGGAATCAGTTTTTTTACTTTTCAGACTCTTTCGTATGTGATCGACGTCTACTTTCGTAAACTAAAAGCCGATACGAACCTGATCGATTTTTCTCTTTTTGTTTGTTTTTTTCCTCAGTTGGTCGCGGGACCGATCGAAAGAGCCGGAGATCTTCTTCCTCAAATCAAGGAAGACAGAAAGATCAATCTGGATCTTTTCTACAAAGGTTGTCTTTTGCTTCTTGTAGGTTACTACATGAAAACCTATGTGGCGGACAATCTCGCAGAACTCGTAAATCTCGTTTTCTTAGACAATCCTTTGATCTACAAGGCCAATCCGGACTTAGCGGGAGGCCATTCAGCGATTCATACGATTCTTGCGTTTATCGCTTTCTTTTTTCAGATCTATTGCGACTTCGCAGGTTATTCTTATATCGCGAGGGGTTCCGCATTCTTACTCGGATTCAACCTCAGTGAAAACTTTATCACGCCTGAGTTTAGCGTAAACTTCAGAGAACTTTTTCGAAGATGGCACGTTACGCTCAACCGCTGGTTCACCGATTACGTCTATATTCCGTTAGGTGGAAGCAAGGTAAGCAGACTCTACAATTTTAGAAACCTCTTTATCATCTTCGGGCTCTCAGGAATTTGGCACGGAGCGAGTTGGAATTTTGCGTTCTGGGGTTTGTGCTGCGGACTTTATATCGTTCTTTATATGATCTTTCGAGAACCGTTTGATCGACTCAAACTTTTTGCAAAGTCCAAGTTTCCGGTCTTAAACCACACGTTCTTTACAAAGGGATTTTTCTTTTGGTCCTGCTTTTTCACGACGTTTATGTTTGCGATGACTTCTATCTTTTTTAGAAGTTACGACGGAAATCACGCAAGAATTCTTTTTTTGGGAATTTTCGAAAACTTCTTCACACTCAGAGGGCCGAACGACCAGATCAGCGTTTTCAATTATTTCACCGAGATCGTAAAAGTCATCGGTCCGCTTCTCGTTTGGGATTACTTTCATTTTAAGAATAATTCAGCATTCTTTATATTCGAAAAACCTGCTGTGATTCGAATTCTTACCTATGTCTTTTTCTTTTACTGTATAGTTCTGAAAGGTGTGTTCGGCAAAAATGTCATTTACTTCGCTTTTTAA
- a CDS encoding thioredoxin domain-containing protein, translated as MVECRKFFTNRKISFMSLKENNSMNLNPQSANRLVKEKSPYLQQHATNPVDWFPWGEEAFTKAKQEDRLIFLSIGYATCHWCHVMERESFENQTIADYLNSHFVSIKVDREERPDIDRIYMDALHAMDQQGGWPLNIFLTPEGKPITGGTYFPPEPKYGRKSFLEVLNILNKVWSEKRQELVAASSELSQYLKESGEARAATKAEGDFPPENCFESGFTLYEGYYDPDFGGFKTNHTNKFPPSMGLSFLLKYHHSSGNQKALEMVEDTLLAMKQGGIYDQVGGGLCRYSTDHHWLVPHFEKMLYDNSLFLETLVECSQVSYKIPAASYAMDVISYLHRDMRISGGGICSAEDADSEGEEGLFYIWDLKEFREVCGEDSTILERYWNLSESGNFEGKNILHERFRSSTANFTEEQKKKLESALERGKKKLLERRSERIRPLRDDKILTSWNGLYIKALVKAGTAFQKEEFLDLAEETYSFLEKNLISKEGRVLRRFRDGESGILGYSNDYAELISSSIALFEAGRGIRYLKRAVEWMEDTIRLFRSPSGVFYDTGNDGENLLRRSVDGYDGVEPSANSSLAGSLVRLSSFGVNADRYREIAESIFLYFTKELSAHALSYPYMLSAYWTYKNHSQEIVLIRKNRDSGKDLLSAIRKKYLPKAAIAVVNEDELEEARKLSSLFEARDSGGSALVYVCENFSCKLPVSSVEELEKSLK; from the coding sequence ATGGTTGAATGCAGGAAGTTTTTTACAAATCGAAAAATCAGTTTTATGAGTCTAAAAGAGAACAATTCAATGAATTTAAATCCACAAAGCGCTAACAGACTTGTCAAAGAAAAAAGTCCGTATCTCCAACAACATGCAACCAATCCTGTAGACTGGTTTCCTTGGGGTGAGGAAGCCTTTACCAAAGCAAAGCAAGAAGATCGATTGATTTTCTTGTCCATCGGTTATGCGACCTGTCATTGGTGTCACGTGATGGAACGGGAATCCTTTGAAAATCAAACTATAGCGGATTATCTAAATTCACATTTTGTATCGATCAAAGTTGATCGAGAAGAAAGGCCCGATATCGATCGAATCTACATGGACGCTTTGCACGCGATGGATCAGCAAGGCGGATGGCCTCTTAATATCTTTTTGACACCCGAAGGAAAGCCGATCACGGGCGGAACTTATTTTCCACCGGAGCCCAAATACGGAAGAAAGAGTTTTTTAGAAGTTTTGAATATTTTAAACAAGGTCTGGAGTGAAAAACGTCAGGAGTTGGTCGCGGCTTCTTCCGAATTATCCCAGTATCTAAAAGAATCCGGAGAGGCCCGTGCGGCTACGAAAGCGGAAGGCGATTTTCCACCGGAGAATTGTTTTGAATCCGGTTTTACTTTGTATGAAGGATACTACGATCCCGACTTTGGGGGATTCAAAACCAATCATACGAACAAATTTCCGCCGAGTATGGGACTTTCGTTTTTGCTAAAATACCATCATTCTTCCGGAAATCAGAAAGCGCTGGAGATGGTGGAAGACACGCTTCTCGCGATGAAACAGGGAGGAATCTACGATCAGGTCGGAGGCGGACTTTGTCGTTATTCCACAGATCATCACTGGCTCGTTCCTCATTTTGAGAAGATGCTCTATGACAATTCTTTGTTTTTGGAAACTCTTGTGGAATGTTCTCAGGTTTCTTACAAGATTCCTGCGGCTTCTTATGCAATGGATGTGATTTCGTATCTGCATCGTGATATGAGAATTTCCGGAGGAGGAATCTGCAGCGCGGAAGACGCGGACTCGGAAGGAGAGGAAGGATTATTTTATATCTGGGATCTAAAAGAATTTCGAGAAGTCTGCGGAGAAGATTCTACCATTCTCGAAAGATATTGGAACCTAAGCGAGAGCGGAAATTTTGAAGGGAAGAATATTCTGCACGAACGTTTTCGAAGCAGCACCGCAAATTTTACCGAAGAACAAAAGAAGAAGTTGGAATCCGCTTTAGAAAGAGGAAAGAAAAAACTCTTAGAAAGAAGAAGCGAAAGAATCCGTCCTCTCAGGGACGATAAGATTCTTACCTCCTGGAACGGGTTGTATATCAAGGCGCTCGTAAAAGCGGGAACCGCGTTTCAGAAAGAGGAATTTTTGGATCTCGCGGAAGAAACGTATTCCTTTCTCGAAAAAAATCTGATCTCGAAAGAGGGAAGAGTTCTTCGGCGTTTTCGCGATGGAGAATCCGGTATATTAGGATATAGTAATGATTACGCGGAATTGATTTCTTCTTCGATCGCTCTTTTTGAGGCCGGTCGCGGAATCCGATATTTAAAACGCGCGGTGGAATGGATGGAGGATACGATTCGATTGTTTCGTTCCCCTTCCGGTGTTTTTTACGATACTGGAAACGACGGGGAAAATCTTTTGAGAAGAAGTGTGGACGGTTACGACGGAGTGGAACCTTCGGCTAACAGTTCTTTGGCGGGTTCCCTCGTTCGATTGTCTTCGTTCGGTGTCAACGCGGATCGTTATCGTGAAATTGCGGAATCCATCTTTCTTTACTTCACAAAAGAACTTTCCGCACACGCTCTGAGTTATCCTTATATGCTTTCCGCTTATTGGACTTATAAAAACCATTCTCAAGAGATCGTTTTGATCCGTAAGAATCGGGATTCCGGAAAAGATCTCTTGTCTGCGATCCGGAAAAAATATCTTCCGAAAGCGGCGATTGCGGTGGTCAACGAAGACGAGTTGGAAGAAGCAAGAAAACTTTCCTCTCTCTTTGAAGCTCGGGACAGCGGCGGATCGGCGCTCGTCTATGTTTGTGAGAATTTTTCCTGTAAACTTCCCGTGAGTTCCGTTGAGGAATTGGAAAAATCGCTCAAATAG
- the rsfS gene encoding ribosome silencing factor yields MNSAPKQTPTTKEILQIIHDIMVDKKCEEISILNLETVNSYLSYFVICTVNSAVQANAVAREVRKTLKEFKLAHKEADKTGTSATSGWTLLDFGEIIIHIMTPEKREYYNLDRLWRDAKRMEL; encoded by the coding sequence ATGAATTCCGCCCCAAAACAAACACCCACAACCAAAGAAATTCTTCAAATCATCCACGATATCATGGTGGATAAAAAATGCGAAGAAATCAGCATTCTCAATCTGGAAACCGTAAACAGTTATCTCAGTTATTTTGTGATCTGCACCGTGAACTCCGCGGTTCAAGCAAACGCAGTCGCGAGAGAAGTCAGAAAAACATTAAAAGAATTTAAACTTGCTCATAAAGAAGCCGACAAAACCGGAACATCGGCGACTTCCGGCTGGACTCTTCTTGACTTTGGAGAAATCATCATTCACATCATGACTCCCGAAAAAAGAGAATACTACAATCTGGACAGACTCTGGCGCGACGCCAAGAGAATGGAACTCTAA